One window of Desulfarculus baarsii DSM 2075 genomic DNA carries:
- a CDS encoding response regulator, whose amino-acid sequence MANGLDVIILDDERQIAEHLKDLTETFYSWGQVHAFSDALEARTFCFNRESSLAIFVLDMFLGGQTAFDFIEAVTIHYPMAAEDSVIITGHAGNDIVNMCMAAGVTHLLEKPIKPYAYQFAVRAIANKYLRFAKKLMHDPELAGDVARMALW is encoded by the coding sequence ATGGCCAACGGGCTGGATGTGATCATCCTCGACGACGAGCGGCAGATCGCCGAGCACCTCAAGGATCTGACCGAGACGTTCTATTCGTGGGGCCAGGTCCACGCCTTCAGCGACGCCCTGGAGGCCCGCACCTTCTGCTTCAACCGCGAAAGCAGCCTGGCCATCTTCGTGCTCGACATGTTCCTGGGCGGCCAGACGGCCTTTGATTTCATCGAGGCGGTGACCATCCACTACCCCATGGCCGCCGAGGACAGCGTGATCATCACCGGCCACGCCGGCAACGACATCGTCAACATGTGCATGGCCGCCGGCGTCACCCACCTGCTGGAAAAGCCGATCAAGCCCTACGCCTATCAGTTCGCGGTGCGGGCCATCGCCAACAAGTATCTGCGTTTCGCCAAAAAACTCATGCACGACCCGGAGCTGGCCGGCGACGTGGCGCGCATGGCCCTTTGGTGA
- a CDS encoding nucleotide sugar dehydrogenase, which produces MSNKRQDVSVSPDGEVFILPGEADYQAENQRLAELVAEHRQAGRQIVVVMGVGFVGAVMAAVVADAPGKFVIGMQRPSERSYWKIPLLNRGLAPVTSEDPEVPAMIARCVNEKKTLTASFSYEALALADVVVVDVQCDYSKDELADVTKGSVEMRAFEQSLGVIGQKIQPQCLVLIETTVPPGATEFVAYPIIKKAFRARGVDDEPLLAHSYERVMPGRNYVASIRDFWRVCAGVNEKSRQMVVDFLNDVLNTEKYPLTVLDKPIESETAKIVENSFRATMLAFMDEWSRFAELNGVDIVKVIQAIKARPTHNNIMFPGPGIGGYCLPKDGGLGVWSHHHLMGFQEPIFKMTPMAIDINDNRSLHAAGLVRDGLRNMSRSLAACEVLVCGASYREDVGDTRYSGSELVVRKLTEMGAIVRVHDPYVKRWWELENQDTYPAPGHSRGRFFRSQQELGHLKVSQDLEQSLQGADAVVLCVRHKQYLELDPDWVVKMAGGPLCVVDCFALLDDAKIRRYFELGCEVKGMGRGHVKRIKDAVRRA; this is translated from the coding sequence ATGAGCAACAAGCGGCAAGACGTGTCGGTCAGCCCCGACGGCGAGGTTTTCATCCTGCCCGGCGAGGCCGACTATCAGGCCGAAAATCAGCGCTTGGCCGAGCTGGTGGCCGAACACCGCCAGGCCGGCCGCCAGATCGTGGTGGTCATGGGCGTGGGTTTCGTGGGCGCGGTGATGGCGGCGGTGGTGGCCGACGCGCCGGGCAAGTTCGTCATCGGCATGCAGCGGCCCAGCGAGCGCAGTTATTGGAAGATCCCCCTGCTCAACCGCGGCCTGGCCCCGGTCACCTCCGAGGATCCCGAGGTGCCGGCCATGATCGCCCGCTGCGTCAACGAAAAGAAGACCCTCACGGCCAGCTTTTCCTACGAGGCCCTGGCCCTGGCCGACGTTGTCGTCGTCGACGTGCAGTGCGATTATTCCAAGGACGAGCTGGCCGACGTGACCAAGGGCAGCGTGGAGATGCGCGCCTTCGAGCAGTCGCTGGGCGTCATCGGCCAGAAGATTCAGCCCCAGTGCCTGGTGCTCATCGAGACCACCGTGCCGCCGGGCGCCACCGAGTTCGTGGCCTATCCCATCATCAAAAAGGCCTTCCGCGCCAGGGGCGTTGACGACGAACCCCTTCTGGCCCACTCCTACGAGCGGGTCATGCCCGGCCGCAACTACGTGGCCTCGATCCGCGATTTTTGGCGGGTCTGCGCCGGCGTCAACGAAAAAAGTCGCCAGATGGTCGTCGATTTTCTCAACGACGTGCTCAACACCGAGAAGTATCCGCTGACCGTCCTGGACAAACCCATCGAGAGCGAGACGGCCAAGATCGTCGAGAACAGCTTCCGGGCCACCATGCTGGCCTTCATGGACGAATGGTCGCGTTTCGCCGAGCTAAACGGCGTCGATATCGTCAAGGTGATCCAGGCCATCAAGGCGCGGCCCACCCACAACAACATCATGTTCCCCGGCCCGGGCATCGGCGGCTATTGCCTGCCCAAGGACGGCGGCCTGGGCGTGTGGTCCCATCACCACCTGATGGGCTTTCAGGAGCCCATCTTCAAGATGACGCCCATGGCCATCGACATCAACGACAACCGGAGCCTGCACGCCGCCGGCCTGGTGCGCGACGGCCTGCGCAACATGAGCCGCTCGCTGGCCGCCTGCGAGGTGCTGGTCTGCGGCGCTTCCTACCGCGAGGACGTGGGCGACACCCGCTACAGCGGCTCGGAGCTGGTGGTGCGCAAGCTCACCGAGATGGGGGCCATTGTCCGCGTGCACGACCCCTACGTCAAGCGCTGGTGGGAGCTGGAAAACCAAGACACCTACCCCGCGCCGGGCCACAGCCGGGGCCGTTTTTTCCGCAGCCAGCAGGAGCTTGGCCACCTGAAGGTTTCGCAAGACCTGGAGCAGAGCCTCCAGGGGGCCGACGCGGTGGTGCTGTGCGTGCGCCACAAGCAATACCTGGAGCTGGACCCGGATTGGGTGGTGAAGATGGCCGGCGGCCCGCTGTGCGTGGTCGATTGCTTCGCCCTGTTGGACGACGCCAAGATCCGCCGCTATTTCGAGCTGGGCTGCGAGGTCAAGGGCATGGGCCGGGGCCACGTCAAGCGGATCAAGGACGCGGTGCGCCGCGCGTAG